One stretch of Clupea harengus chromosome 2, Ch_v2.0.2, whole genome shotgun sequence DNA includes these proteins:
- the LOC105891480 gene encoding LOW QUALITY PROTEIN: protein mono-ADP-ribosyltransferase PARP4-like (The sequence of the model RefSeq protein was modified relative to this genomic sequence to represent the inferred CDS: inserted 2 bases in 1 codon), giving the protein MAVFTNCVVVLELKNLPFKEKQKVRLAVTDNGGSLSYVVNKQCSFIVVSSLGNLSSNRQQSAQKHQVPVVGLGYVQACLEKKALLPALEHVLVSVTPTPYPAPSIQPVRQLTSQEKFKVQDPTKSERVQNQVKNDSNYVYNHRIYTEHDKGLPTYPSHFQVAKYSVYALPTDVPSSWCVLELQSARGEEGQVFRIVRSMKQRTLVRDQLVFCCCSEDALEVYQQLQDRLRAAHFELKKGPPPQHECLGSLSLKQLLLEEELNCSTLSQEVGVFVELVWTEALGSLANVLRVPALSISPNDVSRAEGLLLQVRRTEGEAERKALLEEVRSVLPHTLPDTLPTAKLISQTLDLCQVLRDTLAVHEAVMRSSSPSSLGKYRALGCSIQSLLPQSPDYQTVTQLLQQKDQHREIKIHHVFQVRRGAELQMFREELGNIKPLLHSTSPASFVGILSRGLLLPRVGVECHGVERTDVGFLGGGIYFSDSFSTSVKYSRPGETDGSRLLLVCEVALGRCRELQKRDPTLTCAPEGYDSVHGARSTPRQHSEFEDDEYVVYSPEQVRLQYVVQYTLPDDQVKDFQPSVDTSVENIPQAGTSDILASEDSGGFGDVKNPLDSVTAGLLDSAGQTLPLEAVHVKCKLVDLLSQVIIFQTYSNPKQPVPIEGQVCVPLEELQAVTNNVVGKKQVPCALQHCHTEGTYLPVLLIWLRWHLRSSGSPVCCAVCVPQVKEKEQARKEYKQAIAKGHGAYLMDQDAPDVFTISVGNLPPGATVLIKVTFISELMVKXPDSIFFQLPGSVAPWQQSSALNERTQDTVEKVCVSELNGEFTLSLSIEMPYEITSLRCDTHRIQTKRTDCKAVVGTLPGETLGSDGFHLYNHHYAQRAGEEPSPGLAAGWRSVLLLDSSESMRGALLNARQIALQLLSKLDKKSRSHYVICTGISLPVGGSTELWRPLRSLSLLPPSRGTRSLVLLSDGHVHNPALTLELARSNAAHTRLFICGLSSVAVKWQLFNPTAPPSCSGPAQLQRLFSNCNTLVYGFVPHCTQAALYGDLCGKEIKTMVSTTELQKSKGTLLHKLTARAVIRDYEDGILHMDEAEHEGKKAQMKSFIVELSKEFSILSQFTSFVAIEERDATKPDEGFTDIPKLIAEEDVDLLPYMGWEDEEERGEEYEETYELCSDMHVKMEEEDTYELRGRRLLCEVTEEDVLALDECNYRSMALLRCLTDDSLVDSIFGFLGAPCVESEEVYDDFSSMFVPEDPSLERCAPLLEESSVWKMAGKSLVLGHGSPVANSVSGAASTLTPAPTVTRAPTLVPVCAPFPPLAIAHASPYTLPIIGSARASPGRAPASDSAPAGAPAAPPPPSATFSGPTPDPPPPGVFRSRRSSGIGFGGAAPSPAPGPRKLQGGFKKGFTARAPTLAHAPDLGLAQSSALAHATGAFGHASAPAPAPAPAPAPAPAPIFSGPTPAPPPPVLFGAQRFDSFSFEGGATFSSPAQSFRMQQQGTLHSSQQHGPYRAFSSSSMPPPPLPPPQSSLYLSAAPPPPQTSQQLSALALGSPWLPEKSFLDCLSAPSDISDIICAPSPPPVVYGAATRAVARRSGEMSKCRSTFSRHAAPSPPPSPPPVAYRAARRLVGRSMSVDAAGRDGYPTPDPPPSMSHPVIDRETKAKKSVTDISPNRMPLSISEPRFMKMGMPRKGDGFMGRASWERLACLQSPEGYWECTEAVGYLLGVDLNFFGGVFLKEKGIASLGPKAHADILRLVSTLLILQLVRVKKLVKGELLQSLFRLREPPQYSCPEWAALKRAVDWVCWADRQYPCVCSRLEFGRDWESSTRQLLGFDRPHPLSPLTPLLERNRLILAC; this is encoded by the exons TGAGACAGCTGACATCTCAGGagaagttcaaagttcaagaTCCAACCAAGAGTGAAAGAGTGCAAAATCAGGTCAAGAATGACTCCAACTATGTCTACAACCATCG GATCTACACTGAACATGACAAAGGCCTCCCCACGTATCCCTCACACTTCCAGGTGGCCAAGTACTCCGTTTATGCTTTGCCTACG gatGTGCCCAGCAGTTGGTGTGTGCTGGAGCTACAGAGTGCTAGAGGGGAGGAAGGCCAGGTGTTCCGGATTGTGCGCTCCATGAAACag AGGACATTGGTGCGAGACCAGCTGGtgttctgctgctgctctgagGATGCCCTGGAGGTGTACCAGCAGTTGCAGGACCGGCTCAGAGCCGCCCACTTCGAGCTGAAGAAGGGCCCGCCCCCCCAGCATGAGTGCCTGGGCTCTCTCAGCCTGAAGCAG ctgctgctggaggaggagctgaactGTAGCACGCTGTCACAGGAAGTGGGCGTGTTTGTGGAGCTGGTGTGGACCGAAGCGCTGGGGAGCCTGGCCAACGTCCTCAGAGTGCCAGCCCTGAGCATCAGCCCCAATGAT GTGAGCCGGGCGGAGGGTTTGCTCCTGCAGGTGCGGAGGAcggagggggaggcagagaggaaggcCCTGCTGGAGGAGGTGCGCTCTGTGCTGCCCCACACCCTGCCTGATACCCTCCCTACTGCCAAACTCATCTCACAGACACTGGACCTgtgtcag gtgctgaGGGACACGCTGGCTGTGCATGAAGCCGTGATGAGGAGCTCCAGCCCCTCCAGCCTGGGGAAGTACAGAGCCCTGGGCTGCAGCATCCAGAGCCTCCTCCCACAGAGCCCAGACTACCAgacagtcacacagctgctgcagcagaaggaccagcacag AGAGATTAAGATTCACCATGTGTTCCAAGTGAGGCGTGGGGCGGAGCTTCAGATGTTCAGGGAGGAGCTTGGTAACATTAAGCCCCTCCTACACTCTACAAGTCCGGCCAGCTTTGTTGGAATCCTCTCTCG AGGTCTTCTGCTGCCCCGGGTTGGTGTGGAGTGTCATGGAGTGGAGCGCACAGATGTGGGATTCCTCGGAGGCGGCATCTACTTCAGCGACTCCTTCAG CACCAGCGTGAAGTACTCCAGGCCCGGCGAGACGGACGGCTCGCgcctgctgctggtgtgtgaggtggcCCTGGGACGCTGCCGAGAGCTCCAGAAGAGGGACCCCACCCTGACCTGCGCCCCCGAGGGCTACGACAGCGTGCACGGGGCCCGCAGCACCCCCAGACAGCACTCTGAGTTTGAG GACGATGAGTATGTGGTGTACAGCCCTGAGCAGGTAAGGCTGCAGTATGTGGTCCAGTACACCCTGCCAGACGACCAGGTCAAGGACTTCCAGCCGTCTGTGGACACCTCTGTGGAAAACATCCCCCAAGCAGGGACCTCTGACATCT TGGCCAGTGAAGACAGTGGGGGGTTCGGGGACGTCAAGAACCCCCTGGACAGCGTGACCGCTGGTCTCCTGGACAGCGCTGGCCAGACGCTCCCCCTGGAAGCCGTCCATGTGAAGTGCAAGCTGGTGGACCTGCTATCTCAG GTCATCATCTTCCAGACGTACTCCAACCCCAAACAACCCGTTCCCATCGAAGGCCAAGTATGTGTTCCCTTGGAGGAGCTGCAGGCTGT GACAAATAATGTTGTTGGAAAAAAACAAGTACCTTGTGCGTTACAGCATTGCCACACAGAGGGCACTTATCTCCCAGTGTTGCTGATATGGTTACGGTGGCATCTCCGTTCCTCGGGTTCACccgtgtgttgtgctgtgtgtgtccctcaggtgaaggagaaggagcaggcCCGTAAAGAGTACAAACAGGCCATAGCGAAGGGCCACGGGGCTTACCTGATGGACCAGGACGCACCt GACGTGTTCACCATCAGCGTGGGGAACCTTCCTCCCGGCGCCACCGTCCTCATCAAGGTCACCTTCATCTCCGAGCTGATGGTGAA GCCCGACTCCATCTTCTTCCAGTTGCCTGGTAGCGTGGCGCCCTGGCAACAGAGTTCTGCACTCAATGAGAGGACACAG GATACAgtggagaaggtgtgtgtgagtgaactcAATGG GGAGTTTACCCTCAGTTTGTCCATTGAGATGCCTTATGAGATCACCAGTCTGCGCTGTGATACTCACCGCATTCAGACCAAG AGGACGGACTGCAAGGCGGTGGTTGGCACGTTGCCGGGGGAGACGCTGGGATCGGACGGGTTCCACCTCTACAATCACCACT ACGCCCAGAGGGCGGGTGAGGAGCCCAGCCCTGGCCTGGCTGCCGGGTGGAGGAGTGTGCTCCTGCTGGACTCCTCCGAGTCGATGCGGGGGGCCCTGCTGAATGCCCGCCAGATCGCCCTGCAGCTCCTCAGCAAACTGGACAAAAAATCAAGATCACATTATGTTATTTGTACAGGG ATCTCCTTACCAGTGGGGGGCAGCACTGAGCTGTGGAGGCCCCTGCGCAGCCTCAGTCTGCTGCCACCCTCCCGAGGCACCAGGAGCCTGGTGCTGCTGTCTGACGGCCACGTGCACAACCCCGCCCTCACCCTGGAGCTGGCCCGCAGCAACGCCGCCCACACGCGCCTCTTCATCTGTGGCCTCAG CTCGGTGGCGGTGAAGTGGCAGCTGTTCAACCCAACAGCGCCCCCCTCCTGTTCAGGCCCTGCGCAGCTCCAACGCCTCTTCAGCAACTGCAACACCTTGGTCTACGGCTTCGTACCCCACTGCACACAG GCTGCTCTCTATGGAGACCTGTGTGGGAAAGAGATTAAGACCATGGTGTCCACCACAGAACTGCAGAAGAGTAAGGGCACG CTCCTTCACAAGCTCACAGCAAGAGCAGTTATTAGAGATTATGAGGATGGTATTCTTCACATGGATGAAGCTGAACACGAG GGAAAGAAAGCCCAGATGAAGTCCTTCATCGTTGAGCTCAGCAAAGagttctccatcctctcccaGTTCACCAGCTTTGTGGCCATTGAGGAGAGG GATGCCACGAAGCCTGATGAGGGGTTCACAGACATCCCCAAACTGATTGCAGAAGAGGATGTTGACCTGTTACCTTATATGGGCtgggaagatgaagaggagagaggggaggagtacGAAGAGACATACgag TTGTGTTCTGACATGCATgtgaagatggaggaggaagataCATACGAG TTGCGTGGTCGCAGACTGCTATGTGAAGTGACGGAGGAAGATGTATTG GCCTTGGATGAATGTAACTACCGTTCTATGGCCCTTCTAAGGTGTTTGACGGATGACTCCCTTGTGGATTCTATCTTTGGGTTCCTAGGTGCCCCCTGCGTAGAAAGTGAAGAAGTGTATGATGACTTTTCTTCAATGTTCGTTCCGGAAGACCCAAGTCTTGAGAGGTGTGCTCCTCTCCTCGAGGAGTCCTCCGTCTGGAAGATGGCAGGAAAATCATTAGTACTGGGGCATGGAAGTCCTGTAGCAAATTCAGTCAGTGGTGCCGCCTCTACTCTTACCCCTGCTCCTACTGTTACCCGTGCTCCTACTCTTGTCCCTGTCTGTgcccctttccctcccctcgCCATTGCCCATGCCTCTCCCTATACTCTCCCTATCATTGGTTCTGCCCGTGCTTCTCCTGGCCGTGCTCCTGCCTCTGATTCTGCTCCTGCCggtgctcctgctgctcctcctcctccgtctgcaACATTTTCTGGTCCTACCCCAGACCCTCCCCCTCCTGGCGTGTTTCGTTCTCGGCGCTCTAGTGGTATCGGTTTTGGAGGTGcagctccttctcctgctcctggtCCCCGAAAGTTACAAGGAGGGTTCAAGAAAGGCTTTACTGCCCGTGCTCCTACTCTTGCCCATGCCCCTGACCTTGGTCTTGCTCAATCCAGTGCTCTTGCCCATGCTACCGGTGCTTTTGGCCAtgcttctgctcctgctcctgctcctgctcctgctcctgctcctgctcctgctccgaTCTTCTCCGGTCCTACcccagcccctccccctcctgtctTGTTTGGTGCTCAGCGCTTTGATAGTTtcagttttgaaggtggagctACTTTTTCTTCTCCTGCCCAGTCTTTTCGCATGCAGCAGCAAGgcacactccactcctctcagcAGCATGGACCTTATCGGGCTTTTTCAAGCTCCTccatgcctcctcctcctcttcctcctcctcaatcctctctgtacctctctgctgctcctcctcctcctcaaacctCTCAGCAACTCTCTGCTCTTGCTTTGGGCTCCCCCTGGCTGCCAGAAAAGTCTTTTTTGGACTGTCTCTCCGCTCCGTCAGATATCTCAGATATCATctgtgctccttctcctcctcccgttGTCTATGGGGCTGCTACTCGTGCTGTTGCACGGAGATCCGGTGAAATGTCCAAATGTCGGTCAACCTTCTCCAGGCATGctgccccttctcctcctccttctcctcctcccgttGCCTATCGGGCAGCACGGAGATTGGTGGGCCGGTCCATGTCAGTAGACGCCGCAGGTCGTGACGGCTATCCCACTCCTGACCCACCTCCCAGCATGAGTCATCCTGTCATCGATCGTGAGACGAAAGCGAAGAAAAGCGTGACGGATATTTCACCTAATCGGATGCCGCTTTCAATCTCTGAGCCACGATTTATGAAAATGGGGATGCCACG GAAGGGCGACGGCTTCATGGGCAGAGCATCATGGGAGAGACTGGCATGTCTTCAGAGCCCA GAGGGATACTGGGAATGCACTGAGGCAGTGGGATATCTCCTCGGTGTGGATTTGAACTTCTTTGGCGGAGTTTTCCTGAAAGAAAAGGGCATCGCGTCTCTGG gACCCAAAGCGCACGCTGACATCCTGAGGCTGGTGTCCACCCTGCTGATCCTGCAGCTGGTGCGAGTGAAGAAGCTGGTCAAGGGAGAGCTGCTGCAGTCACTGTTCCGCCTCAGAGAACCTCCTCaatacag CTGTCCAGAGTGGGCGGCCCTGAAGAGAGCAGTGGACTGGGTGTGCTGGGCAGACAGGCAGTACCCGTGTGTGTGCAGCCGGCTGGAGTTCGGCCGCGACTGGGAGTCGTCCACCCGACAACTCCTGGGCTTTGACCGCCcgcaccccctctcccccctgacCCCCCTGCTGGAGAGGAACCGGCTCATACTGGCCTGCTAG